The nucleotide sequence TGATTCAATTCGTCGCTGGCGGTCTCGTGGGCCTCTGGTACTTTCGCCCCCAAGCTCCGACGGGGAATAACCCGACATCCCTCAAAAGCTGGCTCGTACCTCCCCTGCCTCTCTTGCTCGGCAATCTCCCAACTGAAACCCTGACCCTCTCTAGCTTTTGGGGGCTAGAACGCATTGGCGAGTTTTTCTTACCCCTCACCCTCTTTTTTCTCAAAACTGGCAGCTTTATTTTTGGCGGTGGCTTAGTGATTATTCCGCTGCTGGAATTCGAGGTGGTGGAACAACTCCATTGGCTGACCCCCACCGAATTTATTAATGGCGTTGCGATCGGACAACTCTCCCCCGGTCCCGTAGTCCTCACAGCTGCGTTTGTGGGCTACAAGGTGGCAGGCGCGATCGGAGCGCTGGTGGCCGCGATCGCTATTTTTACCCCCTCCTTCGCCTTCATCATGCTGGCAGCCCCCCTACTGGTCCGCCTGCGCCGCAATCTGTGGATTCGAGCCTTCTTGCAAGGGGTAACCCCCGCTGTATTAGGGGCGATCGCCGCTGCTGCCATTCCGATCGCCCGCACGGCACTCGTTCGAGAGAGCACTCTCTTATCGGCGATCGCCGCCGGTATCGGACTCGTGGCGATCGTTGCCTCGATTCGCTTCAAGCTGCCGACCTGGCAGTTGGTGCCTGCAGGTGCGAGCTTGGGCCTTTTGGCTAGCGCAGTTGTCCCCTGACAGTCGCCATTCAGCACAAAGTGTTTTACAATTCTTAATGTGTCTAATTTTGCCGATAGCGCAGCAGGGTAACCTGCGATCGCAGACATTCAGCGGTGTGATTGAATTCACGGCACTGTTGCTTCCTCGCCATCTCTAGCCGCAACTCTCTAGCATTTGAACTCTCTGGCATTCGCATTTTCTCGCAACTCAAACTAACCGGAGCTGTCAACCATGACGAAAGCAGAACTGACCGCAAAACTGATTGAACTGGCTAGCCAGTACGACGATCCGTGGGAGCCCGTTCAA is from Synechococcus sp. PCC 7336 and encodes:
- the chrA gene encoding chromate efflux transporter; its protein translation is MAPQPSEPKTSTINPLGELARLFLKLGTIGFGGPQAHIAMMNDEAVVRRQWLSPEEFAEGLAVCEMLPGPASTQMGIYTGYVRAGQLGAMVAGISFIGPAFAIVVALSWGYFQFQELPQVDAIFLGVSPVVTAIVLAFCWKLGKKAIRTWMAMAIAIAVFFTTVLTSTNVLIQFVAGGLVGLWYFRPQAPTGNNPTSLKSWLVPPLPLLLGNLPTETLTLSSFWGLERIGEFFLPLTLFFLKTGSFIFGGGLVIIPLLEFEVVEQLHWLTPTEFINGVAIGQLSPGPVVLTAAFVGYKVAGAIGALVAAIAIFTPSFAFIMLAAPLLVRLRRNLWIRAFLQGVTPAVLGAIAAAAIPIARTALVRESTLLSAIAAGIGLVAIVASIRFKLPTWQLVPAGASLGLLASAVVP